In the genome of Coregonus clupeaformis isolate EN_2021a chromosome 1, ASM2061545v1, whole genome shotgun sequence, one region contains:
- the LOC121547265 gene encoding cyclin-dependent kinase 5 activator 1-like — protein MGTVLSLSPSYRKASLFEDGPATVGHYTAVQNSKNAKDKNLKRHSLINVLPWKRIVAVSAKKKGSKKVQPNATYQNNVTHLNNENLKKSQSCANLSTFTQDQSTPALVKNSNNAVSSVKKAPLTNSNAAPGTPKRVIVQASTSELLRCLGEFLCRRCYRLKHMCPTDPVLWLRSVDRSLLLQGWQDQGFITPANVVFVYMLCRDVVSSEVANEHELQAVLLTCLYLSYSYMGNEISYPLKPFLVESSRDIFWDRCLSIINLMSAKMLQINSDPHYFTQVFADLKNESQKEEERSRLLIGLDR, from the coding sequence ATGGGAaccgttctgtctctctctcccagctaCAGGAAGGCGTCCCTCTTCGAAGATGGGCCAGCCACGGTGGGCCACTACACGGCTGTTCAGAACAGCAAGAATGCCAAAGACAAGAACCTGAAGCGTCACTCGCTCATCAACGTTCTGCCATGGAAGCGGATCGTGGCAGTGTCAGCCAAGAAAAAAGGCTCCAAGAAGGTGCAGCCCAACGCCACCTATCAGAATAATGTGACCCATCTCAACAACGAGAACCTGAAGAAGTCTCAGTCCTGTGCCAACCTGTCCACCTTCACCCAGGACCAGAGCACCCCAGCCCTCGTCAAGAACTCCAACAACGCTGTCTCGTCGGTCAAGAAGGCCCCCCTGACCAACTCCAATGCGGCCCCCGGCACGCCCAAGAGGGTGATCGTCCAGGCCTCCACCAGCGAGCTGCTGCGCTGCCTGGGTGAGTTCCTGTGCCGGCGCTGCTACCGACTAAAGCACATGTGCCCCACCGACCCAGTGCTGTGGCTGCGGAGCGTGGACCGCTCGCTGCTCCTCCAGGGCTGGCAAGACCAGGGGTTCATCACCCCGGCCAACGTGGTGTTTGTCTACATGCTGTGCCGCGACGTGGTCTCCTCCGAGGTGGCAAACGAGCATGAGCTGCAGGCCGTGCTGCTCACCTGCCTCTACCTGTCCTACTCCTACATGGGCAACGAGATCTCCTACCCACTGAAACCCTTCCTGGTGGAGAGTTCCAGGGACATCTTCTGGGACCGCTGCCTGTCCATCATCAACCTGATGAGCGCTAAGATGCTCCAGATCAACTCGGACCCGCACTATTTCACCCAGGTGTTTGCCGACCTGAAGAACGAAAgccagaaggaggaggagaggagccgcTTGCTCATCGGTCTGGACCGGTGA
- the LOC121547344 gene encoding 26S proteasome non-ATPase regulatory subunit 11B, whose product MAAAAVVEFQRAQSLISTDRNASIDILHSIVRRNIQDSDEESVRVKEQSILELGSLLAKTGQAAELGGLLKFVRPFLISISKAKAARLVRSLLDLFLDMEAATGQEVDLCLECIEWAKVEKRTFLRQALEARLISLYFDTKRYQEALALGTQLLHELKKMDDKALLVEVQLQESKTYHALSNLPKARAALTSARTTANGIYCPPKLQAALDMMSGIVHAASEKDWKTAYSYFFEAFEGYDSIDHPKAITGLKYMLLCKIMLSLPEEVQSLISGKLALRHVGRQTDALKCVAQASKNRSLADFEKALTEYTAELRNDPIIRTHLATLYDNLLEGNLIRVIEPFSRVQIEHISGLIKLSKADVERKLSQMILDKKFHGILDQGEGVLIIFDEPPVDKTYGAALETIQNMSKVVDSLYNKAKKLT is encoded by the exons ATGGCGGCTGCGGCAGTGGTTGAGTTTCAGAGAGCTCAGTCTCTTATTAGCACAGATCGTAACGCCTCTATTGATATTCTACATTCTATTG TGAGGAGAAATATCCAGGACAGTGATGAAGAATCCGTTCGAGTTAAGGAACAGAGCATCCTGGAGCTGGGGTCACTCCTGGCCAAAACAGGACAGGCTGCAG AGTTGGGGGGTCTGCTGAAGTTTGTGCGGCCGTTCCTCATCTCCATCAGTAAGGCCAAGGCGGCCCGGCTGGTCCGCTCCCTGCTGGACCTCTTCCTGGACATGGAGGCAGCCACAGGCCAGGAGGTGGATCTGTGTCTGGAATGCATCGAATGGGCCAAGGTGGAGAAGAGGACCTTCCTCAGGCAGGCTCTGGAG gcccgtctgattTCACTCTATTTTGACACCAAAAGATACCAGGAGGCCTTAGCACTTG GCACCCAGCTGCTCCATGAGCTGAAGAAGATGGACGACAAGGCGCTGCTGGTGGAGGTGCAGCTGCAGGAGAGCAAGACGTACCACGCGCTTAGCAACCTGCCCAAGGCCCGCGCCGCCCTCACCTCCGCCCGCACCACGGCCAACGGAATCTACTGTCCCCCCAAGCTGCAGGCCGCCCTGGACATGATGTCAG GGATCGTCCACGCGGCTTCGGAGAAGGACTGGAAGACTGCCTACTCCTACTTCTTTGAGGCCTTCGAGGGCTACGACTCCATCGACCACCCTAAAGCCATCACCGGTCTCAAATACATGCTGCTCTGCAAGATCATGCTCAGCCT ACCAGAAGAGGTGCAGTCCCTGATCAGCGGAAAACTGGCCCTGCGGCATGTGGGCCGACAG ACGGATGCACTGAAATGCGTCGCACAAGCCAGCAAGAACAGATCattagctgactttgaaaag GCCCTTACAGAATACACAGCAGAGTTGAGGAATGACCCCATCATCAGAACCCACCTGGCCACGCTGTATGATAACCTGCTGGAAGGGAACCTTATCCGTGTCATCGAACCCTTCTCCAGAGTACAG ATTGAACACATATCAGGTCTCATCAAACTTTCAAAG GCGGATGTCGAGAGGAAATTGTCACAGATGATCCTGGACAAGAAGTTTCATG GGATCCTGGACCAAGGCGAGGGTGTCTTGATCATATTTGACGAGCCACCTGTTGACAAGACTTATGGAGCGGCCCTGGAAACTATTCAGAACATGAGCAAAGTTGTGGACTCGCTTTACAACAAAGCGAAGAAGCTAACATAG